A portion of the Sphingorhabdus pulchriflava genome contains these proteins:
- the hspQ gene encoding heat shock protein HspQ, translating to MISNPDMPVIAEALFSIGDVVRHRVFDFRGVVFDIDPVFGNSEEWYQAIPESVRPRKDQPFYHLFAENADSSYVAYVSQQNLVADAENGPINHPSVEGYFEPWTGERYRLPAFMRQ from the coding sequence ATGATTTCGAATCCTGACATGCCGGTTATTGCCGAAGCGCTATTTTCGATTGGCGATGTCGTACGCCATCGCGTGTTCGATTTTCGTGGTGTGGTTTTTGATATCGACCCGGTCTTCGGCAACAGCGAAGAATGGTATCAGGCGATCCCTGAATCGGTTCGCCCGCGCAAGGACCAGCCCTTTTACCACCTATTCGCCGAAAATGCCGACAGCAGCTATGTCGCCTATGTCAGCCAGCAAAATCTGGTAGCGGACGCCGAAAACGGCCCGATCAATCACCCTTCGGTTGAAGGCTATTTTGAACCTTGGACGGGCGAGCGCTACCGTCTGCCTGCTTTCATGCGCCAGTAA
- a CDS encoding acetyl-CoA acetyltransferase encodes MTDSERIPVIIGVGQINDRLEDPDNGLDPLGLMVEALKRAEADAGVTLLTKLDSVAVVDQISFRNLNPLDAKLAEALGATPAVCYQSEAPHGDTPIRLLNEAANRIGAGEIKLAAIAGAEALRTIAGRLAKHATPQKDVFEGVRNEAKREPGYAQQHGLNAPVDVYPLYENAGRAAYGQSLAEAQQESGEIWSRFSQIAAANDGAWIRKPASPDDIITSSEKNRPLAFPYNKLMVANSSVNQGAGFIVASLAEARRLGISDDKLIYVGMGAAAKEASSFLHRDRYDRSVSMETSIRRTLELNQMSGKDFDFVELYSCFPCVPKMARRIIGWPVDKPATVFGGLTFGGGPIANYMSHAVVSMVDKLRQEGTNGFLFANGGFATDNHCIVLSNQPVAAATFPQDFNYQAEADAARETVPDLNKDYVGDGRVETYTVFYGRDGSPKGGVVVARTSSGERTLAHIDVTDAQMVAFLTDGKAEPVGTSGQIVQNGAGQRVWAKT; translated from the coding sequence ATGACAGACAGCGAACGCATCCCCGTAATCATTGGCGTAGGCCAGATAAATGACCGTCTGGAAGACCCCGACAATGGACTCGATCCGCTCGGGTTGATGGTAGAGGCGCTAAAGCGTGCCGAGGCGGACGCTGGCGTTACATTGCTCACCAAGCTGGATAGCGTCGCGGTGGTTGACCAGATCAGCTTCCGGAATCTCAACCCGCTCGACGCGAAGCTTGCCGAAGCACTGGGGGCGACTCCTGCGGTTTGCTATCAGTCCGAAGCCCCGCATGGCGATACGCCCATTCGTCTGCTGAACGAGGCTGCAAACCGTATTGGGGCAGGGGAGATCAAGTTGGCTGCGATTGCCGGCGCAGAGGCGCTGCGTACTATTGCGGGCCGCCTTGCCAAACATGCCACGCCACAAAAGGATGTGTTCGAAGGCGTTCGCAATGAAGCGAAGCGCGAACCGGGCTATGCGCAGCAGCACGGGCTGAATGCTCCTGTAGATGTTTATCCGCTTTATGAAAATGCAGGCCGAGCGGCCTATGGCCAAAGCTTAGCGGAAGCCCAGCAGGAGAGCGGCGAAATCTGGTCACGCTTCAGCCAGATTGCGGCAGCAAATGACGGGGCATGGATTCGCAAACCGGCATCGCCCGATGACATCATCACATCATCCGAAAAAAACCGTCCGCTTGCTTTTCCATATAACAAACTGATGGTTGCCAATTCATCGGTCAATCAGGGCGCTGGTTTTATCGTCGCCAGTCTGGCCGAGGCACGCCGACTGGGCATATCTGACGACAAGCTGATCTATGTCGGCATGGGAGCCGCCGCAAAAGAAGCGTCAAGTTTCCTGCACCGCGACCGCTATGACCGTTCTGTCAGTATGGAAACGTCGATCCGGCGTACTCTCGAGCTGAACCAGATGAGCGGTAAAGATTTCGATTTTGTCGAGCTGTACAGTTGCTTTCCTTGCGTCCCCAAAATGGCGCGGAGGATTATCGGTTGGCCAGTCGATAAGCCAGCGACAGTGTTCGGCGGTTTGACATTCGGTGGCGGACCGATCGCCAATTATATGAGCCATGCGGTCGTTTCGATGGTTGATAAGCTGCGCCAGGAAGGCACCAACGGCTTCCTCTTTGCCAATGGCGGCTTTGCGACCGACAATCACTGTATTGTACTATCCAACCAACCCGTTGCAGCGGCGACTTTCCCGCAGGACTTTAATTATCAAGCCGAGGCAGATGCTGCGCGCGAGACCGTGCCGGACTTGAACAAAGATTATGTCGGCGACGGCCGCGTCGAAACCTACACGGTCTTTTATGGCCGTGATGGCAGCCCTAAAGGCGGCGTAGTGGTGGCGCGCACATCGTCAGGCGAGCGGACTTTGGCGCATATAGATGTGACAGACGCGCAGATGGTTGCCTTTTTGACCGACGGTAAAGCTGAGCCTGTGGGAACTTCTGGCCAGATCGTACAGAACGGTGCTGGCCAACGGGTCTGGGCCAAGACTTAG
- a CDS encoding crotonase/enoyl-CoA hydratase family protein yields MATYTRISDGTGRSSLNISTAKFGAGEQFGLPIVGRKFDEIIVRHDKSDQIFWCFMNQRGRPSYTYSLGAEVQEVQDWVADNYAVPANGGPDDLRYFVCGSKTPGIYNLGGDLRHFAECIRTRDLPAMRKYAETCVRMQYANSNAFGAPIITMALVQGDALGGGFEHALAFDILFAERSARLGLPEIVFNLFPGMGAYSFLLRRVGRKLAESFILEGKIYSAQELYDMGIVDVLVEDGQGEAAIVEYCQRNRNRFAAERAVYRARRAANPVELDELLEITNVWADTAMTLTDADVRKMERLADAQERRIKRNLEAI; encoded by the coding sequence ATGGCTACCTATACCCGTATTTCGGACGGCACTGGACGATCATCTCTGAACATTTCCACCGCGAAATTCGGGGCGGGGGAGCAGTTTGGTCTGCCGATTGTTGGTCGGAAATTTGACGAAATTATCGTTCGCCACGACAAGAGCGACCAGATCTTCTGGTGCTTTATGAACCAACGCGGACGACCTAGCTACACCTATAGTCTGGGCGCCGAAGTTCAGGAAGTTCAGGATTGGGTTGCCGACAATTATGCCGTGCCCGCCAATGGCGGGCCGGATGATTTGCGCTATTTTGTGTGCGGTTCGAAAACCCCGGGCATTTACAATCTTGGGGGCGATCTGCGCCATTTTGCTGAGTGCATACGGACCCGTGATCTGCCCGCGATGCGAAAATACGCCGAAACCTGTGTCCGGATGCAATATGCCAACTCCAATGCCTTTGGTGCGCCCATTATCACAATGGCTTTGGTCCAGGGCGATGCGCTTGGTGGAGGCTTTGAACACGCACTGGCTTTTGACATTTTGTTTGCCGAACGTAGCGCACGGCTGGGTCTACCCGAAATCGTGTTTAATCTGTTTCCCGGCATGGGGGCCTATAGTTTCCTGCTGCGTCGCGTTGGTCGGAAACTGGCGGAATCCTTCATTCTGGAAGGCAAAATTTACTCTGCCCAAGAACTTTACGACATGGGTATCGTAGACGTGTTGGTCGAAGACGGGCAGGGCGAGGCAGCGATCGTCGAATATTGTCAGCGTAACCGCAACCGCTTTGCTGCCGAGCGAGCTGTCTATCGCGCGAGGCGCGCCGCAAACCCGGTCGAATTGGATGAGTTGCTCGAAATCACCAATGTCTGGGCTGACACGGCCATGACATTGACCGATGCCGACGTGCGCAAGATGGAGCGTTTGGCTGATGCCCAGGAACGCAGGATCAAACGCAACCTGGAAGCAATTTAG